ATAACTTAAATGACAAGGGTAGAATTatttttaacttacatattcattttattttaaatattgtttcatTGCATGTAAACctttattgatatttcaatattttgttctaaagtatttcattttaataactTTATTAAAGTTCAATtttatgaatgttttatttcacttgtCTATACATCATAGAACTAAATAAACATTGAGTTATCATAATCATAAAGTTGAGTTGTACTTTTgctttataataaaatgtatacagttacaTGCCCTTAATCGattgttttacttttattttactgcttataatgtatatatggtacgttattaggtcacctgagacaaagtctcaagtgacctattctaatcgccttttgtccgtcgtcgtccgtcgtccgtccataaacattttacattttcaactgcttcttgtgaattatatggtccccatcccccaggggcctgaggggcggggccaaaaagggtcaaattgactaaaacttcaaaaatcttcttctctactctcagataaggtggaatcaaacactcttcatagatgaaagggtcttaagctgctttaccaaaattgtgaatttcatgaccctggggtctcacgtctgcccctggggagggggtaaactttactttagtttatataaggaaatcacatttttgactattatttgttggatttctattggaattcattctaacttggttaacattatcagcataggatgacagtttgatggtatgtacatgttggccctagttgatccccaggggctggtgggcggggccaaaaagggtcaaattgactgaaatttcaaaaatcttcttttctactctcagaaaaggtagaatcaaatacttttcatagatggaagggtcttaaggtgctttaccaaaattgtgaatttcatgaccctggggtctcacgtttgcccctggggaggggtaaactttactatagtttatattgggaaatcacatttttgactattatttgttggatttctattggaattcattctaacttggttcaagTTATCAtcataggatgacagtttgatggtatgtacatgttggccctggttgacccccaggggatgatgggcggggccaaaaagggtcagattgactgaaatttcagaaatcttcttctttactctcagataaggtggaatcaaacactcttcatagatggaagggtcttaaggtgctttaccaaaactgtgaatttcatgaccctggagtctcacgtttgcccctggggagggggtaaactttactatagtttatataggaaaatcacatttttgactattatttgttggatttctatttgaattcattctaacttggttcaaattatcagcataggatgacagtttgatggtatgtacatgttggccctggttgacccccaggggctggtgggcggggccaaaaagggtcaaattgactgaaatttcaaaaatcttcttctctactctcagatatggtagaatcaaatactcttcatagatggaagggtcttaaggtgctttaccaaaattgtaaatttcatgaccctggggtctcacgtttgcccctggggagggggtaaactctactatagtttatatagggaaatcacatttttgactattaattgttggatttgtattggaaatcattctaacttggttaacattatcagcatagaatgacagtttgatggtatgtacatgttggccctggttgatcCCCAGGGgatgatgggcggggccaaaaagggtcaaattaactgaaattttaaaaatcttcttcttacaacccaaataaggtagaatgaaatactcttcatagatggaagggtcttaaggtgctttaccataattgtgaatttcctagccctggggtctcacgtttgccccatgggaggggataaactttactatagttatagggaaatctcatttttgactatcatttgttttttttgttttgaaattcattctaactttgttaacattatcagcatgggacgactgcttaatggtatgcacatgttggccctgactgatcccTTAGACTGATGGGTCAGGCCAGAAAgtgtcaaaatatttcaaaaatcaagtgaccgttaaggcccatgggcctcttgtgttTTAGATAAGTTCGAACGGGACTGTTGGTCAGAAATAATGAAATGGGGCCTATAAGGGactgataaatatatttaataagtACCCTaactaaatatatttaaaactaaatatatTATCCTAAGAGTTTTATGGAATGTGTCGGTGTGAACAATTTCCTGCTTTGGAAATCCACATagtttttattacaaaaatgcATGACGTAGACATGACATTATTTCCTGATTACCTCACCAGCTCTATAGAGAGGTATTGTGTGACAGGAAGTGAAATGGATCCATTTTggagatataatatatatatgtcggCTAGCTTACGTTTTACTCTTCGTAGACATCGTTGTTAACCTAGTAGGCCTAGCTAATAGAGGCGTATATTGGTTGGTCATCTTAACCAGTAATTGTTATTGTATGCCATTATAaacaaagtaaaacaaatatgacGGGACTTCTGCAATAAtactattgtttatttttaaaggcCACAATCCTATATACACATTCCGGTTCCATTGGCTGTCATGCTATCGCTATTTATAAAGGCCACCTAGCgtgaaacgaagggaagtaattCTGATCGATCAGAACGTCATTTTCTATTGATAAACGTCTAATGAAGGTCATTTAGTAACAGTAATCCACGATGTGTAGGGAGACATACTGACATTATTATACACATGATCACAATCCTACATAACGTTCATGTcgattatatttgaaaaaaagaaatatgcatAGTATTAATTATGTCTCGGCATCTCGGGCCAGTATAAATGGCATTATTAGTCACGTGTATGGAAAAACCAAAAAAAGGATTATATGATAATGCCGTTGGCAATGTGTAGTTAATTGTGACAACACGGAagatattacaggtaatattTGCTGTATAACGTTGTATAACTAATTGTGTGGTGGGCGAGTCACTGTATTATAAATTGTCTGTAGAACAGTATAACACTCGAGTACAACAAACTATCTAAATCAAtagtgttacattgtattatcataACACTCTAGTACAACAATACCATCTAAATCAAaagtgttatattgtattatcataatatgtttattacctagtttattttgattaacatggatatttaatagatatataactagTTTACAGTTCAAACACTAACTAAGCCTTGATGTGTCACCTTATCTTTTACGTGTGTTAACTACACCTAACTTAATTAGACCACTGTTGACTtacatttcattgtttatatagTCACTTGGACTATCTGTATTGCTACTTAAGCTTATTTGCCTGGTTTATTGTCTGATGAACAGTAtatgtcattttgaggcggaaTAATTGTAGTAGTTAATTGGTGTCTACCTCATGTCGCATGGCATCCATTACAATTAGGGTAAGGTGTCTTTCCATGGACACAACCTTGGCATCATAGACCGACcaatttctcagcttcctgagaaacacaaagCGATACGGGTAGGGAAAGTCGAACCACGCACCACGGATCTACACCCGAGGTTACGTACGTGACCGGCGCTCTGTTGTCCCTTATCCGACTTCAGAAATTATACTTTGTATTCTTATTGACGGGAGATAGAATCAAATAAGTTGATTTCAAAAACTTGAATGTAACGGATTCGATTTTCTGGTTTCTTTcgaaataagaaaataataataacgcAGAAAAGATGTAATTTATTATGTCATTTACACTGACGAAGTTTATTATACGGAAGTTTATACTGACGACTACGCATTATACTGACGACTACGGATTATCCAAGTTTATTACGGAAGTTTACACTGACGCGATGATTTTAAGACTTTTTGACCGGACCAAGTTATTCTAATACTAAGTATTTCGTCCCTGTCCATGTCCTGTGTCCCAAGTGTGGTTTTACAGATTTGTTTTAAGGACACACATGATATTAGCACCAAACCAAATTGAAAGAGCCGAAATTAATCCAACTGTACCATACTGCTGTTAAACGGTTCAGGGACTGGTCAGCGAGGTTAAACGGTTCAgggactggtcagtgatgttaaacGGTTCAgggactggtcagtgatgttaaacGGTTCAgggactggtcagtgatgttaaacGGTTCAAGGACTGGTCAGTGTGGTTAAACGGTTCAgggactggtcagtgatgctAAACGGTTCAgggactggtcagtgatgctAAACGGTTCaaggactggtcagtgatgctAAACGGTTCAAGGACTGGTCAGTGAGGTTAAACGGTTCAAGGACTGGTCAGTGAGGTTAAACGGTTCAAGGACTGGTAAGTGATGTTAAACGGTCCAAGGACTGGTCAGTGAGGTTAAACGGTTCAgggactggtcagtgatgctAAACGGTTCAAGGACTGGTAAGTGATGTTAATCGTTCAGGGACTGGTCAGTGGTGCTAAACGGTTCaaggactggtcagtgatgttaacgGTTCAAGGACTGGTCAGTGAGGTTAAACGGTTCAAGGACTGGTCAGTGAGGTTAAACGGTGCAAGGACTGGTCAGTGAGGTTAAACGATTCAAGGACTGGTCAGTGAGGTTAAACGGTTCAAGGACTGGTAGTGAGGTTAAACGGTTCAAGGACTGGTCAGTGAGGTTAAACGGTTCAAGGACTGGTCAGAGATGCTAAACGGTTCAAGGACTGGTAAGTGAGGTTAAACGGTTCAAGGACTGGTCAGAGATGTTAAACGGTTCAAGGACTGGTCAGAGATGTTAAACGGTTCAAGGACTGGTCAGTGGTGCTAATTATTAAGAGTTAAGTGTTAATCAGAGGAGGCGACCAAAAAAACCGGGAAATGGgtcgaaagaaatgtcaaaatctggacggggggggggggggggggggggcataatGGGTctaaagaaatgtcaaaatcttgaTTGGGAcccataattcaataaatttcataattttaaagaTTCCATTTCAAAAGAACAGTCAGTGCTTGTGTTTAATTAAAAACTTGGCAAGATTATATAGAACTCGCctctataaatagaaatgtGACATAATGGGGAAATTCTTGTTATATTAAGTTTCTGTTTTAAAGGGCCACAGACCATTAACAATCACCGGAGCTTGGcacgattttataaatgatagtacatgtatatatatatgtattatattgtcagtatagtacatatatatatatatggactatcatttataaaatcgtgccaagcccaTGTGTATCCAATTAATAACTTAGGTTAGTATCAACATGAACATATCGAAAAGGATTCTATTGGTTAGTTTTGGTGACTTTGATGTCATGCAGTGATCTGTGATCGATAATTGTTTTTATGGTCTCTTTGTTGATATGCCATATGTGCTGTATATTTTCAATTGCTGAGGATAAACAGGTCTCGCTCCAAgacacaatttaaaaaaaaaaaaagaaaaaagaaaggacGTCACGCACTTTTCGTGAATCGCAATTCCAGTACAAAATACTGCCGAATGGAATATTTCTCGTATAGTTTACCGCATTCCTATATTTccagaacccccccccccttagcCTAGTGTTATCCCATGTTTTGTTCTTCTTAATCCAGAATAACTTATGCATGTCTCCCAACCAGAGGTGAGCGACTGCCATTACAATGTTACACTTCAGACCAGTACTTATCGCCTATCTGCTGGGTGACTGGACTTCAGGTAAGTTTAAATAACGACCTTTGGTCTTTACAATGTCATATTTCATGAGTGTTGAGGGCGAAAATGAGCATAACCATGAGGTTGAGTGTGACgtttcatttcataaaaaaaaatgctctCGAATGCGTTTGAGTATTTTTATATAGTGTTTACTGCTAAGTCAACTGCCTACTACCCACTACTTACAGTCAATCATTCCATTTGTTTTAAGATTAaacacatctatatatatatttgtaaaacattcacatatatttcatcattcTGTTTTAGGTTCACTGATAGATGTTTCTGCTTCGGACAGGTGCGGACAATATCTGCATTTTGACGATGATTCCAAATATTTCATCATCTGGAACAGTGAAAAGGACGAATGTGAAGTTAGATTTGCTAACTCGAATGAAGACAGTAGTATCTGTGTAAGAGCTCAGGAGTTCTCTGTCGACTGTAACTTTGAGCTGAGGCTGACCGAAGGTCTTGGAGTTATTCCAGTCAAGGTTCTTATAAAtcatattatgtttatttactGTTAGAATTTATTTTCGGAAATAAACCTAAGAACCAGTTTATACTATCTTTGAACGTGCGATAGAGAAGTATTTATTTcaaggactcatcagtgatgacTAGCTAAGGACCACCCGTATGGAATCCAGACAAAAAGCTAGTGAAACTTTGGAAACTGTTAGTATTTTAAACATATTCCAGTGACTTGTCTATAACAAATGGGTCattatgggtttttttcaacTTATTATCACTGTTCATGCCCCATTTTCATTGATATTCTTCaacttaaaattttcaataagaAATCGTTATTGGATTAAAGGAAAGTTCCTCAGCTAAATTTTCTTTGTTAAATACAATAAAGCTTttctatggaaaattttaagttaagggaAGGTTGATGAAACCTGGGCCTGGGTTTTCCCTATTTGGGGACTAACCATGGTTTGACTTTGTGTATCAGTATGATAGAAATTACCGGTTAGTTGACATGTCGAATGTCCGAAACAGATTGAAGTAAAATGCACAAAATGTAATTTGTCAATACTTCTAAAGCTGATGAAGATGTATTTTTAACCAAAAGAAATGATGGAATAGCTATTTTGTTgtgttaaacaaaaatatgagTATTCAAATACTTCTTTTAACGATTATGATGGCACAACACCCTCACACCATTGGTGGTACTGTCAGGAGGACAGCGAGATCTGAAGGTCAATTATCACGTTTTAGTATACGTACTATCGCATGGCTATATAAAATAACTAGCACgtttcaaatttattttcaataatgtacacattttataaatatagtgCTTTGATATCTGTCATATTACAGACTTTTACCTGTCTTTACAACACCAGCAGCATCCAATACTGTTCACAGAAAGGCAGAAGCCTTAATGTCCAGTTTTTTACTGTCACGTCCTCGTCATCAGAGGTATCGGTAATCGTCAACCAAACGAAACCCGCAGAACGACGTAAGTGTAGGACATACAACAATATGTATTAAAGGAGCTGATGTTGTATTCCGAGCGTCTCCGGTACTCGAGGGATTACGTCCACATTCACTCTGTACAGAGAACGAAAGTGAACGTAACTCATGGAATATCGATAGTGCTCTACAACAGGACATGTTCTGCACATAAATACATTACATCATGGTATTCTATATTAGAATTTTCTGGGCTGTTCCATAACGTTCCATAACTCTCTCACTGTGCGTGtttgtgtgtgagggtgtgtgagTGAGGGTGTGAGGGTGAGGAGGGTGAGGGTGTGAGGGTGAGGGGTTTGTGGGTGAGGGTGAGGGGTGTGTGGGTGAGGGGTGTGTGGGTGAGGGTGAGGGGTGTGTGGGTGAGGGGGTGAGGGGTGTGTGAGTGAGGATGTGAGGGTTAGGGGTGTGTGAGTGAGGGTGAGGGTGAGGGTGTGTGGGTGAGGGTGAGGGGTGTGTGGGTGAGGGTTAGGGGTGTGTGAGTGAGGGTGAGGGTGAGGGGTGTGTGGGTGAGGGTGAGGGGTGTGTGGGTGAGGGTGAGGGATGTGTGAGTGCGGGGGTGAGGGTGAGAGGTGTGTGAGTGCGGGTATTGagggtatatatgtgtatgttagtTGGTGTGCATGGGTGTGACAACCGGCTGGTGTGTATGTGATAGTGAGTATGGGTTAGTGTCATGTTCCATAAGAGTATGGAATATATACACCCTCTTACTTAAAAGATGAACCATCGTCATTATtagaagactgatataggctAAGCCTGTTGTCTGATCCAATTGTATTTCTCATCATGTACAATaacatttgttgaaattaaatatcaagaAGATCTCGTAAGAGTTCGACAATCTAGTGGATTCCACTGTAACTTACAGAGTAATGTCCCTTCGTACTCCATTGCCATTGGACCTTGCTAACACGATAACTTGAGT
Above is a window of Pecten maximus chromosome 7, xPecMax1.1, whole genome shotgun sequence DNA encoding:
- the LOC117331547 gene encoding uncharacterized protein LOC117331547; the protein is MLHFRPVLIAYLLGDWTSGSLIDVSASDRCGQYLHFDDDSKYFIIWNSEKDECEVRFANSNEDSSICVRAQEFSVDCNFELRLTEGLGVIPVKTFTCLYNTSSIQYCSQKGRSLNVQFFTVTSSSSEVSVIVNQTKPAERHNPFLLPVVSKIAISCFIFALLTVSSVFVYVRRAVIFRNKGCGCTAQTATPTPKAPLNGGSSETSGMLCSV